The following are from one region of the Scylla paramamosain isolate STU-SP2022 chromosome 23, ASM3559412v1, whole genome shotgun sequence genome:
- the LOC135112222 gene encoding uncharacterized protein LOC135112222 isoform X6: MTHESTPAGTLRLRCMYYSRSPARPYHHSPHTLERPPHAGLFPASRPGQMATQCVAWRPQGVAAATPPRAPPPPDHCHGPHIPERPPHAGGFPASPPGQMATQGVAAATPPRAPRPQTTASTTAPWCSTTAASVLPSPASPPWSPDGGRRASPTGWRSPCYQHHHHHHYTAPPRDRWSPQCSPRHVTVLPALCYPLPGAPLITPRPPCLPGAGPLTTQPLPHATPRAIPIPGGLRSPCRSPSPLGEVYPYERRGWGCAAREWEALTTTITAPRQSREIGRARAMGTLPLRQYLMTSTGFHKGEEQRVSPPQPAPPPPTPWMPSLWVLSQPCHS; this comes from the exons ATGACACATGAATCCACGCCGGCCGGGACCTTACGCCTtcgatgtatgtac tactCCCGCAGCCCAGCCCGCCCCTACCACCACAGCCCGCACACCCTAGAGCGCCCCCCACATGCTGGCCTCTTCCCTGCTTCACGGCCAGGCCAGATGGCTACTCAGTGCGTGGCGTGGCGGCCTCAGGGCGTGGCAGCCGCCACACCCCCGAGGGCTCCCCCGCCCCCAGACCACTGCCACGGCCCACACATCCCAGAGCGCCCCCCACATGCTGGCGGCTTCCCTGCTTCACCGCCAGGCCAGATGGCTACTCAGGGTGTGGCGGCTGCCACACCCCCGAGGGCTCCCCGCCCCCAGACCACTGCCAGTACCACAGCCCCGTGGTGCAGTACCACAGCAGCATCAGTCCTCCCTTCTCCCGCAAGCCCCCCGTGGAGCCCCGAtggggggcgccgcgccagcccCACAGGGTGGCGCAGTCCAtgctaccagcaccaccaccaccaccactacactgcCCCACCCCGCGACCGCTGGAGCCCCCAGTGCTCCCCACGCCATGTTACCGTGTTACCCGCTCTCTGTTACCCTCTCCCCGGGGCGCCGCTCATCACCCCCAGACCGCCGTGCCTCCCCGGAGCGGGGCCGCTCACCACCCAGCCGCTCCCCCACGCTACTCCCCGCGCCATTCCCATTCCCGGGGGGCTGAGGTCCCCCTGccgctccccctccccactgGGTGAGGTGTACCCCTACGAGCGGCGGGGCTGGGGCTGCGCAGCCAGGGAGTGGGaggctctcaccaccaccatcacagccccAAGGCAGAGCAGAGAAATAGGGAG gGCAAGGGCTATGGGTACTCTCCCCCTGCGGCAGTATTTGATGAC CTCCACTGGGTTCCACAAGGGGGAGGAACAGCGAGTCTCTCCCCCCCAgcccgctccccctcccccaacacccTGGATGCCAAGTCTTTGG gtacTCTCCCAGCCGTGTcacagctga
- the LOC135112222 gene encoding uncharacterized protein LOC135112222 isoform X2: protein MTHESTPAGTLRLRCIPARPYHHSPHTLERPPHAGLFPASRPGQMATQCVAWRPQGVAAATPPRAPPPPDHCHGPHIPERPPHAGGFPASPPGQMATQGVAAATPPRAPRPQTTASTTAPWCSTTAASVLPSPASPPWSPDGGRRASPTGWRSPCYQHHHHHHYTAPPRDRWSPQCSPRHVTVLPALCYPLPGAPLITPRPPCLPGAGPLTTQPLPHATPRAIPIPGGLRSPCRSPSPLGEVYPYERRGWGCAAREWEALTTTITAPRQSREIGRARAMGTLPLRQYLMTSTGFHKGEEQRVSPPQPAPPPPTPWMPSLWNSLCVCVCVCVCVCVCVCVCVCVCVCVN, encoded by the exons ATGACACATGAATCCACGCCGGCCGGGACCTTACGCCTtcgatgtat CCCAGCCCGCCCCTACCACCACAGCCCGCACACCCTAGAGCGCCCCCCACATGCTGGCCTCTTCCCTGCTTCACGGCCAGGCCAGATGGCTACTCAGTGCGTGGCGTGGCGGCCTCAGGGCGTGGCAGCCGCCACACCCCCGAGGGCTCCCCCGCCCCCAGACCACTGCCACGGCCCACACATCCCAGAGCGCCCCCCACATGCTGGCGGCTTCCCTGCTTCACCGCCAGGCCAGATGGCTACTCAGGGTGTGGCGGCTGCCACACCCCCGAGGGCTCCCCGCCCCCAGACCACTGCCAGTACCACAGCCCCGTGGTGCAGTACCACAGCAGCATCAGTCCTCCCTTCTCCCGCAAGCCCCCCGTGGAGCCCCGAtggggggcgccgcgccagcccCACAGGGTGGCGCAGTCCAtgctaccagcaccaccaccaccaccactacactgcCCCACCCCGCGACCGCTGGAGCCCCCAGTGCTCCCCACGCCATGTTACCGTGTTACCCGCTCTCTGTTACCCTCTCCCCGGGGCGCCGCTCATCACCCCCAGACCGCCGTGCCTCCCCGGAGCGGGGCCGCTCACCACCCAGCCGCTCCCCCACGCTACTCCCCGCGCCATTCCCATTCCCGGGGGGCTGAGGTCCCCCTGccgctccccctccccactgGGTGAGGTGTACCCCTACGAGCGGCGGGGCTGGGGCTGCGCAGCCAGGGAGTGGGaggctctcaccaccaccatcacagccccAAGGCAGAGCAGAGAAATAGGGAG gGCAAGGGCTATGGGTACTCTCCCCCTGCGGCAGTATTTGATGAC CTCCACTGGGTTCCACAAGGGGGAGGAACAGCGAGTCTCTCCCCCCCAgcccgctccccctcccccaacacccTGGATGCCAAGTCTTTGG aattccctgtgtgtgtgtgtgtgtgtgtgtgtgtgtgtgtgtgtgtgtgtgtgtgtgtgtgtgtgtgtgtgtgtgtgtgtgaattaa
- the LOC135112222 gene encoding uncharacterized protein LOC135112222 isoform X4 — protein sequence MNPRRPGPYAFDVCTPARPYHHSPHTLERPPHAGLFPASRPGQMATQCVAWRPQGVAAATPPRAPPPPDHCHGPHIPERPPHAGGFPASPPGQMATQGVAAATPPRAPRPQTTASTTAPWCSTTAASVLPSPASPPWSPDGGRRASPTGWRSPCYQHHHHHHYTAPPRDRWSPQCSPRHVTVLPALCYPLPGAPLITPRPPCLPGAGPLTTQPLPHATPRAIPIPGGLRSPCRSPSPLGEVYPYERRGWGCAAREWEALTTTITAPRQSREIGRARAMGTLPLRQYLMTSTGFHKGEEQRVSPPQPAPPPPTPWMPSLWNSLCVCVCVCVCVCVCVCVCVCVCVCVN from the exons ATGAATCCACGCCGGCCGGGACCTTACGCCTtcgatgtatgtac CCCAGCCCGCCCCTACCACCACAGCCCGCACACCCTAGAGCGCCCCCCACATGCTGGCCTCTTCCCTGCTTCACGGCCAGGCCAGATGGCTACTCAGTGCGTGGCGTGGCGGCCTCAGGGCGTGGCAGCCGCCACACCCCCGAGGGCTCCCCCGCCCCCAGACCACTGCCACGGCCCACACATCCCAGAGCGCCCCCCACATGCTGGCGGCTTCCCTGCTTCACCGCCAGGCCAGATGGCTACTCAGGGTGTGGCGGCTGCCACACCCCCGAGGGCTCCCCGCCCCCAGACCACTGCCAGTACCACAGCCCCGTGGTGCAGTACCACAGCAGCATCAGTCCTCCCTTCTCCCGCAAGCCCCCCGTGGAGCCCCGAtggggggcgccgcgccagcccCACAGGGTGGCGCAGTCCAtgctaccagcaccaccaccaccaccactacactgcCCCACCCCGCGACCGCTGGAGCCCCCAGTGCTCCCCACGCCATGTTACCGTGTTACCCGCTCTCTGTTACCCTCTCCCCGGGGCGCCGCTCATCACCCCCAGACCGCCGTGCCTCCCCGGAGCGGGGCCGCTCACCACCCAGCCGCTCCCCCACGCTACTCCCCGCGCCATTCCCATTCCCGGGGGGCTGAGGTCCCCCTGccgctccccctccccactgGGTGAGGTGTACCCCTACGAGCGGCGGGGCTGGGGCTGCGCAGCCAGGGAGTGGGaggctctcaccaccaccatcacagccccAAGGCAGAGCAGAGAAATAGGGAG gGCAAGGGCTATGGGTACTCTCCCCCTGCGGCAGTATTTGATGAC CTCCACTGGGTTCCACAAGGGGGAGGAACAGCGAGTCTCTCCCCCCCAgcccgctccccctcccccaacacccTGGATGCCAAGTCTTTGG aattccctgtgtgtgtgtgtgtgtgtgtgtgtgtgtgtgtgtgtgtgtgtgtgtgtgtgtgtgtgtgtgtgtgtgtgtgtgaattaa
- the LOC135112222 gene encoding uncharacterized protein LOC135112222 isoform X1, translating to MTHESTPAGTLRLRCMYYSRSPARPYHHSPHTLERPPHAGLFPASRPGQMATQCVAWRPQGVAAATPPRAPPPPDHCHGPHIPERPPHAGGFPASPPGQMATQGVAAATPPRAPRPQTTASTTAPWCSTTAASVLPSPASPPWSPDGGRRASPTGWRSPCYQHHHHHHYTAPPRDRWSPQCSPRHVTVLPALCYPLPGAPLITPRPPCLPGAGPLTTQPLPHATPRAIPIPGGLRSPCRSPSPLGEVYPYERRGWGCAAREWEALTTTITAPRQSREIGRARAMGTLPLRQYLMTSTGFHKGEEQRVSPPQPAPPPPTPWMPSLWNSLCVCVCVCVCVCVCVCVCVCVCVCVN from the exons ATGACACATGAATCCACGCCGGCCGGGACCTTACGCCTtcgatgtatgtac tactCCCGCAGCCCAGCCCGCCCCTACCACCACAGCCCGCACACCCTAGAGCGCCCCCCACATGCTGGCCTCTTCCCTGCTTCACGGCCAGGCCAGATGGCTACTCAGTGCGTGGCGTGGCGGCCTCAGGGCGTGGCAGCCGCCACACCCCCGAGGGCTCCCCCGCCCCCAGACCACTGCCACGGCCCACACATCCCAGAGCGCCCCCCACATGCTGGCGGCTTCCCTGCTTCACCGCCAGGCCAGATGGCTACTCAGGGTGTGGCGGCTGCCACACCCCCGAGGGCTCCCCGCCCCCAGACCACTGCCAGTACCACAGCCCCGTGGTGCAGTACCACAGCAGCATCAGTCCTCCCTTCTCCCGCAAGCCCCCCGTGGAGCCCCGAtggggggcgccgcgccagcccCACAGGGTGGCGCAGTCCAtgctaccagcaccaccaccaccaccactacactgcCCCACCCCGCGACCGCTGGAGCCCCCAGTGCTCCCCACGCCATGTTACCGTGTTACCCGCTCTCTGTTACCCTCTCCCCGGGGCGCCGCTCATCACCCCCAGACCGCCGTGCCTCCCCGGAGCGGGGCCGCTCACCACCCAGCCGCTCCCCCACGCTACTCCCCGCGCCATTCCCATTCCCGGGGGGCTGAGGTCCCCCTGccgctccccctccccactgGGTGAGGTGTACCCCTACGAGCGGCGGGGCTGGGGCTGCGCAGCCAGGGAGTGGGaggctctcaccaccaccatcacagccccAAGGCAGAGCAGAGAAATAGGGAG gGCAAGGGCTATGGGTACTCTCCCCCTGCGGCAGTATTTGATGAC CTCCACTGGGTTCCACAAGGGGGAGGAACAGCGAGTCTCTCCCCCCCAgcccgctccccctcccccaacacccTGGATGCCAAGTCTTTGG aattccctgtgtgtgtgtgtgtgtgtgtgtgtgtgtgtgtgtgtgtgtgtgtgtgtgtgtgtgtgtgtgtgtgtgtgtgtgaattaa
- the LOC135112222 gene encoding uncharacterized protein LOC135112222 isoform X3 produces the protein MNPRRPGPYAFDYSRSPARPYHHSPHTLERPPHAGLFPASRPGQMATQCVAWRPQGVAAATPPRAPPPPDHCHGPHIPERPPHAGGFPASPPGQMATQGVAAATPPRAPRPQTTASTTAPWCSTTAASVLPSPASPPWSPDGGRRASPTGWRSPCYQHHHHHHYTAPPRDRWSPQCSPRHVTVLPALCYPLPGAPLITPRPPCLPGAGPLTTQPLPHATPRAIPIPGGLRSPCRSPSPLGEVYPYERRGWGCAAREWEALTTTITAPRQSREIGRARAMGTLPLRQYLMTSTGFHKGEEQRVSPPQPAPPPPTPWMPSLWNSLCVCVCVCVCVCVCVCVCVCVCVCVN, from the exons ATGAATCCACGCCGGCCGGGACCTTACGCCTtcgat tactCCCGCAGCCCAGCCCGCCCCTACCACCACAGCCCGCACACCCTAGAGCGCCCCCCACATGCTGGCCTCTTCCCTGCTTCACGGCCAGGCCAGATGGCTACTCAGTGCGTGGCGTGGCGGCCTCAGGGCGTGGCAGCCGCCACACCCCCGAGGGCTCCCCCGCCCCCAGACCACTGCCACGGCCCACACATCCCAGAGCGCCCCCCACATGCTGGCGGCTTCCCTGCTTCACCGCCAGGCCAGATGGCTACTCAGGGTGTGGCGGCTGCCACACCCCCGAGGGCTCCCCGCCCCCAGACCACTGCCAGTACCACAGCCCCGTGGTGCAGTACCACAGCAGCATCAGTCCTCCCTTCTCCCGCAAGCCCCCCGTGGAGCCCCGAtggggggcgccgcgccagcccCACAGGGTGGCGCAGTCCAtgctaccagcaccaccaccaccaccactacactgcCCCACCCCGCGACCGCTGGAGCCCCCAGTGCTCCCCACGCCATGTTACCGTGTTACCCGCTCTCTGTTACCCTCTCCCCGGGGCGCCGCTCATCACCCCCAGACCGCCGTGCCTCCCCGGAGCGGGGCCGCTCACCACCCAGCCGCTCCCCCACGCTACTCCCCGCGCCATTCCCATTCCCGGGGGGCTGAGGTCCCCCTGccgctccccctccccactgGGTGAGGTGTACCCCTACGAGCGGCGGGGCTGGGGCTGCGCAGCCAGGGAGTGGGaggctctcaccaccaccatcacagccccAAGGCAGAGCAGAGAAATAGGGAG gGCAAGGGCTATGGGTACTCTCCCCCTGCGGCAGTATTTGATGAC CTCCACTGGGTTCCACAAGGGGGAGGAACAGCGAGTCTCTCCCCCCCAgcccgctccccctcccccaacacccTGGATGCCAAGTCTTTGG aattccctgtgtgtgtgtgtgtgtgtgtgtgtgtgtgtgtgtgtgtgtgtgtgtgtgtgtgtgtgtgtgtgtgtgtgtgtgaattaa
- the LOC135112222 gene encoding uncharacterized protein LOC135112222 isoform X7 has protein sequence MATQCVAWRPQGVAAATPPRAPPPPDHCHGPHIPERPPHAGGFPASPPGQMATQGVAAATPPRAPRPQTTASTTAPWCSTTAASVLPSPASPPWSPDGGRRASPTGWRSPCYQHHHHHHYTAPPRDRWSPQCSPRHVTVLPALCYPLPGAPLITPRPPCLPGAGPLTTQPLPHATPRAIPIPGGLRSPCRSPSPLGEVYPYERRGWGCAAREWEALTTTITAPRQSREIGRARAMGTLPLRQYLMTSTGFHKGEEQRVSPPQPAPPPPTPWMPSLWNSLCVCVCVCVCVCVCVCVCVCVCVCVN, from the exons ATGGCTACTCAGTGCGTGGCGTGGCGGCCTCAGGGCGTGGCAGCCGCCACACCCCCGAGGGCTCCCCCGCCCCCAGACCACTGCCACGGCCCACACATCCCAGAGCGCCCCCCACATGCTGGCGGCTTCCCTGCTTCACCGCCAGGCCAGATGGCTACTCAGGGTGTGGCGGCTGCCACACCCCCGAGGGCTCCCCGCCCCCAGACCACTGCCAGTACCACAGCCCCGTGGTGCAGTACCACAGCAGCATCAGTCCTCCCTTCTCCCGCAAGCCCCCCGTGGAGCCCCGAtggggggcgccgcgccagcccCACAGGGTGGCGCAGTCCAtgctaccagcaccaccaccaccaccactacactgcCCCACCCCGCGACCGCTGGAGCCCCCAGTGCTCCCCACGCCATGTTACCGTGTTACCCGCTCTCTGTTACCCTCTCCCCGGGGCGCCGCTCATCACCCCCAGACCGCCGTGCCTCCCCGGAGCGGGGCCGCTCACCACCCAGCCGCTCCCCCACGCTACTCCCCGCGCCATTCCCATTCCCGGGGGGCTGAGGTCCCCCTGccgctccccctccccactgGGTGAGGTGTACCCCTACGAGCGGCGGGGCTGGGGCTGCGCAGCCAGGGAGTGGGaggctctcaccaccaccatcacagccccAAGGCAGAGCAGAGAAATAGGGAG gGCAAGGGCTATGGGTACTCTCCCCCTGCGGCAGTATTTGATGAC CTCCACTGGGTTCCACAAGGGGGAGGAACAGCGAGTCTCTCCCCCCCAgcccgctccccctcccccaacacccTGGATGCCAAGTCTTTGG aattccctgtgtgtgtgtgtgtgtgtgtgtgtgtgtgtgtgtgtgtgtgtgtgtgtgtgtgtgtgtgtgtgtgtgtgtgtgaattaa
- the LOC135112222 gene encoding uncharacterized protein LOC135112222 isoform X5, giving the protein MYYSRSPARPYHHSPHTLERPPHAGLFPASRPGQMATQCVAWRPQGVAAATPPRAPPPPDHCHGPHIPERPPHAGGFPASPPGQMATQGVAAATPPRAPRPQTTASTTAPWCSTTAASVLPSPASPPWSPDGGRRASPTGWRSPCYQHHHHHHYTAPPRDRWSPQCSPRHVTVLPALCYPLPGAPLITPRPPCLPGAGPLTTQPLPHATPRAIPIPGGLRSPCRSPSPLGEVYPYERRGWGCAAREWEALTTTITAPRQSREIGRARAMGTLPLRQYLMTSTGFHKGEEQRVSPPQPAPPPPTPWMPSLWNSLCVCVCVCVCVCVCVCVCVCVCVCVN; this is encoded by the exons atgtat tactCCCGCAGCCCAGCCCGCCCCTACCACCACAGCCCGCACACCCTAGAGCGCCCCCCACATGCTGGCCTCTTCCCTGCTTCACGGCCAGGCCAGATGGCTACTCAGTGCGTGGCGTGGCGGCCTCAGGGCGTGGCAGCCGCCACACCCCCGAGGGCTCCCCCGCCCCCAGACCACTGCCACGGCCCACACATCCCAGAGCGCCCCCCACATGCTGGCGGCTTCCCTGCTTCACCGCCAGGCCAGATGGCTACTCAGGGTGTGGCGGCTGCCACACCCCCGAGGGCTCCCCGCCCCCAGACCACTGCCAGTACCACAGCCCCGTGGTGCAGTACCACAGCAGCATCAGTCCTCCCTTCTCCCGCAAGCCCCCCGTGGAGCCCCGAtggggggcgccgcgccagcccCACAGGGTGGCGCAGTCCAtgctaccagcaccaccaccaccaccactacactgcCCCACCCCGCGACCGCTGGAGCCCCCAGTGCTCCCCACGCCATGTTACCGTGTTACCCGCTCTCTGTTACCCTCTCCCCGGGGCGCCGCTCATCACCCCCAGACCGCCGTGCCTCCCCGGAGCGGGGCCGCTCACCACCCAGCCGCTCCCCCACGCTACTCCCCGCGCCATTCCCATTCCCGGGGGGCTGAGGTCCCCCTGccgctccccctccccactgGGTGAGGTGTACCCCTACGAGCGGCGGGGCTGGGGCTGCGCAGCCAGGGAGTGGGaggctctcaccaccaccatcacagccccAAGGCAGAGCAGAGAAATAGGGAG gGCAAGGGCTATGGGTACTCTCCCCCTGCGGCAGTATTTGATGAC CTCCACTGGGTTCCACAAGGGGGAGGAACAGCGAGTCTCTCCCCCCCAgcccgctccccctcccccaacacccTGGATGCCAAGTCTTTGG aattccctgtgtgtgtgtgtgtgtgtgtgtgtgtgtgtgtgtgtgtgtgtgtgtgtgtgtgtgtgtgtgtgtgtgtgtgtgaattaa
- the LOC135112222 gene encoding uncharacterized protein LOC135112222 isoform X8, with protein sequence MTHESTPAGTLRLRCMYYSRSPARPYHHSPHTLERPPHAGLFPASRPGQMATQCVAWRPQGVAAATPPRAPPPPDHCHGPHIPERPPHAGGFPASPPGQMATQGVAAATPPRAPRPQTTASTTAPWCSTTAASVLPSPASPPWSPDGGRRASPTGWRSPCYQHHHHHHYTAPPRDRWSPQCSPRHVTVLPALCYPLPGAPLITPRPPCLPGAGPLTTQPLPHATPRAIPIPGGLRSPCRSPSPLGEVYPYERRGWGCAAREWEALTTTITAPRQSREIGRARAMGTLPLRQYLMTTSGS encoded by the exons ATGACACATGAATCCACGCCGGCCGGGACCTTACGCCTtcgatgtatgtac tactCCCGCAGCCCAGCCCGCCCCTACCACCACAGCCCGCACACCCTAGAGCGCCCCCCACATGCTGGCCTCTTCCCTGCTTCACGGCCAGGCCAGATGGCTACTCAGTGCGTGGCGTGGCGGCCTCAGGGCGTGGCAGCCGCCACACCCCCGAGGGCTCCCCCGCCCCCAGACCACTGCCACGGCCCACACATCCCAGAGCGCCCCCCACATGCTGGCGGCTTCCCTGCTTCACCGCCAGGCCAGATGGCTACTCAGGGTGTGGCGGCTGCCACACCCCCGAGGGCTCCCCGCCCCCAGACCACTGCCAGTACCACAGCCCCGTGGTGCAGTACCACAGCAGCATCAGTCCTCCCTTCTCCCGCAAGCCCCCCGTGGAGCCCCGAtggggggcgccgcgccagcccCACAGGGTGGCGCAGTCCAtgctaccagcaccaccaccaccaccactacactgcCCCACCCCGCGACCGCTGGAGCCCCCAGTGCTCCCCACGCCATGTTACCGTGTTACCCGCTCTCTGTTACCCTCTCCCCGGGGCGCCGCTCATCACCCCCAGACCGCCGTGCCTCCCCGGAGCGGGGCCGCTCACCACCCAGCCGCTCCCCCACGCTACTCCCCGCGCCATTCCCATTCCCGGGGGGCTGAGGTCCCCCTGccgctccccctccccactgGGTGAGGTGTACCCCTACGAGCGGCGGGGCTGGGGCTGCGCAGCCAGGGAGTGGGaggctctcaccaccaccatcacagccccAAGGCAGAGCAGAGAAATAGGGAG gGCAAGGGCTATGGGTACTCTCCCCCTGCGGCAGTATTTGATGACGACCTCCGGATCATGA
- the LOC135112447 gene encoding uncharacterized protein LOC135112447 — translation MKVRPEENEARLNRNKERGRRDRPERVDRMDRPRAKEKDRRTDAQATQVRSIHPPVHRNAGISTLTTGQRNKESPRESSPKRGRTGAFRVTSGSERNYPASDTSGYYDLTPDSSSGASGAKTFNLEDIPYPTRESERHSPSNMSLSSSSSAPPTPPPPPPTPDTLDAIPIPPPTLDLTNIPKPPVTFTITPPSPIPRPKKDPPAKTQAPGPPSSHGSCPTAPLIRPLALPHACPQGGVPTSLPAPGGAPHRRGAGCPPGDMTATTTSPPSCIPRPPSPAPPTTSHTTNIVSFVYVKR, via the exons ATGAAGGTCCGGCCGGAGGAGAACGAGGCTCGGCTGAACAGAAACAAAGAACGGGGGCGCAGGGACAGGCCGGAGAGGGTCGACAGAATGGACCGCCCCAGGGCAAAGGAGAAGGACAGACGCACGGACGCACAGGCCACGCAGGTCcgctccatccacccacccgtGCACAGAAATGCTGGTATCTCCACGTTGACAACTGGCCAGAGGAA CAAGGAGTCACCAAGGGAGTCATCGCCAAAACGGGGCAGAACCGGGGCATTCCGGGTCACCTCAGGGTCAGAGAGGAACTACCCGGCCAGCGACACGTCTGGGTACTATGACCTGACCCCGGACTCCTCCAGCGGGGCATCCGGGGCAAAGACATTCAATTTAGAGGATATTCCGTACCCTaccagagagagtgagaggcacaGCCCCTCCAAcatgtccctctcctcctcctcctctgccccacccaccccgcccccgcccccccccaccCCAGACACCCTGGATGCCATCCCCATTCCCCCACCCACCCTGGACCTCACCAACATCCCCAAGCCGCCcgtcaccttcaccatcaccccgCCATCCCCCATCCCCAGGCCCAAGAAGGACCCCCCTGCCAAGACCCAAGCCCCCggtcccccttcctcccatggCAGCTGCCCCACTGCCCCCCTTATCCGTCCCCTTGCCCTGCCCCACGCCTGCCCACAGGGAGGAGTCCCTACCAGCCTCCCCGCCCCGGGAGGTGCCCCCCATCGGAGGGGCGCCGGTTGTCCCCCGGGGGACATGACAGCGACGACGACGAGCCCCCCGTCCTGCATCCCACGGCCCCCGagccccgccccacccaccaccagccacaccaccaatatagtgagttttgtttatgttaagAGATAA
- the LOC135112225 gene encoding transcription initiation factor TFIID subunit 11-like, translated as MLQVLPQDASAPQPHSAMIVQAGNVIQEATSEVPVVGSPVPEYEVEEEEEEEDEEEARMRKKKRSLAVALPPADKGILRSPSYRYSPSRVTADDDDDDDDDATPTPSLSHPPPTPALTKPPSVPLHTTTTTTTTTSDATASSTSAGPRPGPTPSLTVAPPRQARRRRRRKYQ; from the exons ATGCTTCAGGTGTTGCCCCAAGATGCCTCAGCCCCGCAGCCCCACTCCGCCATGATagtgcaggcagggaatgtcatacag GAGGCCACGTCGGAGGTGCCTGTGGTGGGGTCGCCAGTTCCAGAGtacgaagtggaggaggaagaggaagaagaggacgaggaggaggcacggatgaggaagaagaaaagatcattagctgtagccctccctccagctgataaggggatattaaggagcccttcctacag gtacTCTCCCAGCCGTGTcacagctgatgatgatgatgatgatgatgatgatgccacgCCCACCCCCAGCCTGAGccaccctccacccaccccaGCCCTCACCAAGCCTCCTTCAGTacccctccacaccaccaccacaaccaccaccaccaccagcgacgCAACAGCCTCATCTACCTCAGCCGGCCCACGCCCTGGCCCGACCCCCTCCCTGACAGTGGCCCCCCCACGGcaggcaagaagaagaaggaggagaaagtatcAATAA